From one Anaerotruncus rubiinfantis genomic stretch:
- the gdhA gene encoding NADP-specific glutamate dehydrogenase: MSNFKNSYLQEVYDKVYDRNPAQPEFLQAVREVLESLEPVVERRPDIVKEGIIERMCEPERIIQFRVSWVDDQGKVQVNRGWRVQFNSAIGPYKGGLRFHPSVCSSVVKFLGFEQCFKNSLTGLPMGGGKGGSDFDPKGKSDGEVMRFCQSFMTELSRHIGTDTDVPAGDIGVGAREIGYMYGQYKRLKNEFSGVLTGKGPSYGGSLARTESTGYGLLYFTQEMLKSMKFETMMGKVTVISGSGNVAIYATEKAQQMGAKVVALSDSQGYVYDPNGIQIDVVKQIKEVERGRISEYAKRVPTAEYHEGCRRIWKIKCDVALPCATQNELDVRSAQILVDNGVMAVAEGANMPCTPEAIEVFQKNGVLFGPAKAANAGGVATSGFEMSQNAMRYAWTFEKVDNRLQEVMKNIFHNSYNASKEFGDEGNLVMGANIAGFMKIADAMKWQGIAY; this comes from the coding sequence ATGTCAAATTTTAAGAACAGCTACCTGCAGGAGGTCTACGACAAGGTCTACGACCGCAACCCGGCACAGCCGGAGTTTCTGCAGGCGGTGCGCGAAGTGCTGGAATCGCTTGAGCCGGTCGTGGAAAGACGTCCGGACATCGTCAAGGAAGGCATCATTGAGCGTATGTGTGAACCGGAGCGTATCATCCAGTTCCGCGTTTCGTGGGTGGATGACCAGGGTAAAGTCCAGGTCAACCGCGGCTGGCGCGTCCAGTTCAATTCTGCTATCGGCCCATATAAGGGCGGCTTGCGGTTCCACCCGTCGGTCTGTTCTTCGGTCGTCAAATTCCTTGGTTTTGAGCAGTGCTTTAAAAATTCGCTCACCGGCCTGCCGATGGGCGGAGGCAAGGGTGGCAGCGACTTTGACCCGAAGGGTAAAAGCGACGGGGAAGTCATGCGTTTCTGTCAGAGTTTCATGACCGAGCTTTCACGCCACATCGGAACCGACACCGATGTGCCCGCAGGCGACATCGGTGTCGGCGCACGGGAAATCGGCTATATGTACGGCCAGTATAAACGGCTCAAGAACGAATTTTCCGGTGTGCTGACAGGCAAGGGCCCCAGTTACGGCGGCTCGCTTGCCCGCACCGAGTCAACCGGTTACGGTCTGCTCTATTTCACCCAGGAGATGCTCAAATCGATGAAATTTGAGACGATGATGGGCAAGGTGACCGTCATCTCCGGCTCGGGCAACGTTGCGATCTACGCCACCGAAAAAGCCCAGCAGATGGGCGCTAAGGTGGTTGCGCTGTCCGATTCGCAGGGTTATGTCTACGATCCGAACGGCATCCAGATCGATGTTGTCAAGCAGATCAAGGAGGTCGAGCGCGGACGCATCTCTGAATACGCCAAGCGCGTTCCCACCGCCGAATATCATGAAGGATGCCGCCGTATCTGGAAGATTAAATGCGATGTGGCGCTGCCCTGCGCGACGCAGAACGAACTCGACGTGCGTTCGGCGCAGATCCTGGTCGATAACGGCGTGATGGCTGTTGCGGAAGGCGCGAACATGCCCTGCACGCCGGAAGCCATCGAGGTCTTTCAGAAGAACGGCGTCCTGTTTGGGCCCGCGAAGGCGGCCAATGCGGGCGGCGTCGCGACCAGCGGCTTTGAGATGAGCCAGAACGCCATGCGTTACGCCTGGACCTTTGAGAAGGTCGATAACCGCCTGCAAGAGGTCATGAAGAATATCTTCCACAACTCCTACAACGCTTCGAAGGAATTCGGGGACGAGGGGAACCTGGTGATGGGCGCGAATATCGCGGGCTTCATGAAGATTGCCGACGCGATGAAATGGCAGGGAATCGCCTACTGA
- the rpoD gene encoding RNA polymerase sigma factor RpoD produces MADKKNVLRDLLEAGKAKGKLTTKEISDALEELDYDVEQVDKMYDLLESNNVEIVEDMVTPVEEDLKDLGKTADLDVALAAEGINIDDPVKVYLKEIGRVPLLSADEEIDLAVRMGEGDIEARKRLSEANLRLVVSIAKRYVGRGMQFLDLIQEGNLGLIKAVEKFDHTKGFKFSTYATWWIRQAITRAIADQARTIRIPVHMVETINKVKKVSSQLLHKNGHEPTAEEIAAELDMPSDKVREIMRVAQEPVSLETPIGEEEDSHLGDFIPDDDVPAPDDAASHTLLKEQLSDVLQTLTPREEKVLRLRFGLEDGRSRTLEEVGKEFNVTRERIRQIEAKALRKLRHPSRSKKLKDFLD; encoded by the coding sequence ATGGCGGATAAGAAGAACGTTTTACGGGACCTGCTCGAAGCCGGAAAGGCCAAAGGAAAGCTGACCACCAAGGAGATCAGTGACGCGCTTGAAGAGCTGGATTACGATGTGGAGCAGGTTGACAAAATGTATGACCTGCTCGAAAGCAACAACGTCGAAATCGTGGAGGATATGGTCACACCGGTCGAGGAGGATCTAAAGGATCTGGGCAAAACGGCCGACCTGGATGTCGCGCTGGCCGCGGAAGGGATCAATATCGACGACCCGGTCAAAGTTTACCTCAAGGAGATCGGCCGTGTTCCGCTGCTTTCGGCGGATGAGGAGATCGATCTGGCCGTGCGCATGGGCGAAGGGGACATTGAAGCCCGCAAGCGCCTTTCGGAGGCGAACCTGCGCCTGGTTGTCAGCATTGCGAAGCGTTATGTCGGCCGCGGGATGCAGTTCCTCGATCTGATTCAGGAAGGAAATCTCGGCCTCATCAAGGCGGTCGAAAAGTTTGACCACACCAAAGGATTCAAATTTTCGACTTATGCGACCTGGTGGATTCGCCAGGCGATCACCCGCGCAATCGCGGACCAGGCGCGTACTATCCGCATCCCGGTGCACATGGTTGAAACAATCAACAAGGTGAAAAAGGTTTCCTCCCAGCTGCTGCATAAGAACGGCCACGAGCCGACCGCGGAGGAGATCGCCGCTGAGCTCGACATGCCGTCCGACAAGGTGCGCGAGATCATGCGGGTTGCGCAGGAGCCGGTTTCGCTCGAGACCCCGATCGGTGAGGAGGAGGACAGCCACCTGGGCGACTTCATCCCGGATGACGACGTACCCGCGCCGGACGACGCGGCCTCCCATACGCTTCTCAAGGAACAGCTCTCCGATGTGCTCCAGACCCTCACCCCGCGCGAGGAAAAGGTCCTGCGTCTGCGTTTCGGCCTGGAGGACGGCCGCAGCCGCACGCTGGAAGAGGTTGGCAAGGAGTTCAATGTCACCCGCGAGCGCATCCGTCAGATCGAAGCAAAGGCGCTGCGAAAGCTTCGCCATCCCTCCCGCAGCAAAAAGCTCAAGGACTTCCTCGACTGA
- a CDS encoding deoxyguanosinetriphosphate triphosphohydrolase: MTIREQTEALQEKTLSKYASLPQHSRGRERPVADCPIRTAYARDRDRIIHCKSFRRLMHKTQVFLSPEGDHYRTRLTHTLEVNQIAKTLAVALRLNEELTEAIALGHDLGHTPFGHAGERALREVCPYGFSHAAQSVRVVEQIENDGAGLNLTWEVRNGIGCHSYSNPSPEGRAATLEGRVVYFADKIAYLNHDIEDAIRAKVLSNDDIPWTIKYTLGRTKSQRITALIDSIIQNSGDDIRMGGETAEAFAEFNRFMHEAVYLNPAAKGEEGKAQAVVGSLYEYFVAHPDELPDEYRAIRERSDEHRAVCDYISGMSDRYAVNTYEDLFIPKSWEIK, from the coding sequence ATGACCATCCGTGAGCAGACCGAAGCGCTCCAGGAGAAAACTTTGTCAAAATACGCGAGCCTTCCCCAGCATTCCCGCGGGCGGGAACGCCCGGTTGCCGACTGCCCAATCCGTACCGCTTACGCGCGGGACCGGGACCGGATCATCCACTGCAAATCCTTCCGGCGGCTGATGCATAAGACCCAGGTGTTCCTCTCGCCCGAAGGCGACCACTACCGCACCCGCCTCACCCATACGCTGGAGGTGAACCAGATCGCCAAGACGCTGGCCGTGGCGCTGCGCCTCAACGAGGAGTTGACCGAAGCGATCGCGCTGGGGCATGACCTCGGCCATACGCCGTTCGGGCACGCCGGGGAGCGGGCGCTCAGGGAGGTCTGTCCCTACGGTTTTTCGCATGCCGCGCAGAGTGTCCGGGTGGTCGAGCAGATTGAAAATGACGGCGCCGGACTCAATCTCACCTGGGAGGTGCGCAACGGCATCGGCTGCCACTCCTATTCAAACCCATCTCCCGAAGGGCGGGCTGCAACGCTCGAGGGGCGGGTCGTCTATTTCGCGGATAAGATCGCCTATCTCAACCACGACATCGAGGATGCGATCCGCGCCAAGGTGCTTTCAAACGACGACATCCCCTGGACGATCAAGTACACCCTTGGCCGGACCAAATCCCAGCGGATCACCGCGCTCATCGATTCGATCATCCAAAATAGCGGAGATGACATCCGTATGGGCGGGGAAACCGCGGAAGCCTTCGCGGAATTTAACCGCTTCATGCACGAAGCGGTCTATCTGAACCCCGCCGCCAAAGGCGAAGAAGGCAAAGCGCAGGCGGTGGTGGGCAGTCTGTACGAATATTTTGTTGCCCATCCCGATGAGCTGCCGGACGAATACCGGGCGATCCGCGAGCGCTCCGACGAGCACCGCGCGGTCTGCGACTACATCTCCGGCATGTCCGACCGGTACGCGGTCAACACCTATGAAGACCTCTTCATCCCAAAATCCTGGGAGATCAAATAG
- a CDS encoding ATP synthase subunit I gives MDSGMVIGLLLGVILAVEDALLVRWIIKKGTERPENASKIVTRGFAARYLLVFAVLAIALLVPGINPLGVVLPLIVQKVVLVIAAAVKK, from the coding sequence TTGGATTCGGGGATGGTCATCGGCCTGCTTTTGGGGGTGATCCTTGCGGTGGAAGATGCGCTTCTGGTGCGCTGGATCATTAAAAAGGGTACCGAGCGGCCGGAAAACGCCTCCAAAATTGTAACGCGGGGATTTGCCGCGCGCTATCTTCTGGTCTTTGCAGTCCTGGCGATCGCCCTGCTCGTGCCCGGGATCAATCCGCTGGGCGTTGTGCTTCCGCTGATCGTTCAGAAAGTGGTGCTGGTCATTGCGGCAGCCGTAAAAAAATAG
- a CDS encoding IMPACT family protein, translated as MDEYTTIRSYAEDEFVERRSRFIGAVKPVTTEEEALAFINEKRGKHWDASHNVYAYILRDGQLKRYSDDGEPQGTAGIPVLDVLQKEGLTDLVVVVTRYFGGILLGAGGLVRAYTHGAKLAVDAAERMRMCECTELELEFSYDLYGKISYLLPQHGAVMTTSDFGVAVRLQVLLRDCDLAGFEKALTELTAAQVAPRVIDRRWACMNG; from the coding sequence ATGGACGAATACACCACTATACGAAGCTACGCTGAAGACGAATTTGTGGAGCGCCGCTCCCGGTTCATCGGGGCGGTGAAGCCGGTTACAACCGAAGAGGAAGCGCTCGCATTCATCAATGAGAAGCGCGGCAAACATTGGGACGCCAGCCACAATGTCTACGCCTATATCCTGCGGGACGGGCAGCTGAAACGGTATTCGGACGACGGAGAACCGCAGGGGACCGCGGGCATCCCGGTGCTCGACGTTCTGCAAAAGGAGGGGCTCACCGACCTCGTGGTGGTGGTGACCCGGTATTTCGGCGGGATTCTGCTCGGCGCGGGCGGTCTGGTGCGCGCGTATACCCATGGAGCGAAGCTCGCCGTTGACGCGGCCGAGCGGATGCGCATGTGCGAATGCACCGAGCTGGAATTGGAATTTAGCTACGATCTTTATGGGAAGATCTCCTATCTTCTGCCGCAGCACGGCGCGGTCATGACCACATCCGATTTCGGTGTGGCGGTACGGCTGCAGGTGCTGCTGCGGGACTGTGACCTGGCGGGCTTTGAGAAGGCGCTCACCGAGCTGACCGCCGCGCAGGTGGCCCCGCGGGTGATCGACCGGCGCTGGGCCTGTATGAATGGGTAA
- the dnaG gene encoding DNA primase → MISDLFLQELKNNSDIEQIVSSYVQLKRRGRVLSGLCPFHSEKSPSFTVYPDNQSFYCFGCGAGGDVITFIRRIENLEYVEAVKFLAQRAGMAMPEDARDDGMARMKTRVLELNRTLARFYHACLVDPIGKRGLDYLHERALTNKTITRFGLGYAPESWDAALRHLKSKGFTDDELLAAAVVSRGRNGGLYDQFRGRVIFPIIDLRGNVIGFGGRIMGDAKGPKYLNSGDTPVFKKSRNLFALNFAKASKRSGLLLCEGYMDVIAVQQAGFDNAVATLGTALTGEQARLMAQYTDNVTIAYDSDGPGQTATRRAVGLLGEVGVKIRVLSMSGAKDPDEYIKKFGAERFGLLIEGASNATEFEIAKLKQSYDTDTADGKVGFLREFVKLMAGVPNAIERDVYIAKTAADLEVDKAAIAAQLTYERKRAAKKQKRDAGDLKVYSEVRTPSQKQDFQRARNIKYALAEDKLLAILMKNPDYYEEIAKQITLDDFVTDRNREIARVLFERLQNGQSIELAMLSASLSVEQMGVAAELLNSVSGMMFGIEDANAYISTILSHKNIKSQDEVAAMSDDDLKAYIASLASKKK, encoded by the coding sequence TTGATCAGCGACCTGTTTTTGCAGGAACTCAAAAATAACAGCGATATCGAGCAGATCGTCTCGTCCTATGTGCAGCTCAAGCGGCGCGGCAGGGTCTTAAGCGGCCTGTGCCCGTTCCATTCGGAGAAGAGCCCATCCTTCACCGTCTACCCGGACAACCAGAGCTTTTACTGCTTCGGCTGCGGCGCGGGCGGCGACGTCATCACCTTCATCCGCCGGATCGAGAACCTCGAATATGTCGAAGCGGTCAAGTTCCTGGCCCAGCGCGCCGGCATGGCAATGCCGGAGGATGCGCGGGACGATGGGATGGCGCGGATGAAAACCCGCGTTTTGGAGTTAAACCGGACGCTGGCTCGTTTTTATCATGCGTGCCTCGTCGACCCCATCGGGAAGCGTGGGCTTGACTATCTGCACGAGCGTGCGCTCACCAACAAGACGATCACCCGGTTCGGGCTCGGTTACGCGCCCGAAAGCTGGGACGCGGCCCTCAGGCATCTCAAAAGCAAAGGGTTCACCGACGACGAGCTGCTCGCGGCGGCGGTTGTTTCGCGCGGACGAAACGGCGGGCTTTATGACCAGTTCCGCGGGCGGGTGATCTTTCCGATCATCGACCTGCGCGGGAATGTCATCGGGTTCGGCGGACGGATTATGGGGGACGCGAAGGGACCTAAATATCTCAACTCCGGTGATACTCCGGTCTTTAAAAAGAGCCGCAACCTGTTTGCCCTGAATTTTGCCAAAGCTTCAAAACGCAGCGGACTTCTTCTCTGCGAGGGCTACATGGACGTTATCGCTGTCCAACAGGCGGGCTTTGACAATGCCGTCGCGACGCTTGGAACCGCGCTGACGGGCGAGCAGGCCCGCCTGATGGCACAATATACCGACAATGTCACCATCGCCTACGATTCGGACGGGCCGGGCCAGACGGCCACCCGGCGCGCCGTGGGCCTTCTGGGTGAAGTGGGCGTCAAGATCCGGGTACTTTCGATGTCCGGGGCGAAGGATCCGGACGAGTATATCAAGAAATTCGGCGCCGAGCGGTTCGGCCTTCTGATCGAGGGCGCTTCGAACGCGACAGAGTTTGAAATCGCCAAGCTGAAACAGAGTTACGACACCGATACGGCCGATGGTAAGGTGGGCTTCCTCAGGGAGTTTGTCAAGCTGATGGCGGGCGTGCCGAATGCCATCGAACGGGACGTCTATATCGCAAAGACCGCCGCCGACCTGGAGGTGGACAAAGCCGCGATCGCCGCACAGCTCACCTATGAACGCAAACGCGCCGCGAAAAAGCAGAAGCGCGACGCGGGCGACCTCAAAGTCTACAGCGAGGTGCGCACCCCTTCTCAGAAGCAGGATTTCCAGCGCGCCCGAAACATCAAATACGCGCTGGCTGAGGACAAGCTGCTTGCAATCCTCATGAAAAATCCAGATTATTACGAAGAGATCGCGAAACAGATCACCCTGGACGATTTTGTCACAGACCGCAACCGGGAGATCGCGCGGGTGCTCTTCGAGCGCCTGCAAAATGGGCAGTCAATCGAACTTGCGATGCTTTCCGCGTCACTTTCCGTCGAACAGATGGGCGTCGCTGCAGAACTGCTCAATTCCGTATCGGGTATGATGTTTGGCATCGAGGATGCCAATGCCTATATCAGCACCATTCTCAGCCACAAGAATATCAAGTCGCAGGATGAGGTCGCAGCAATGTCAGACGACGACCTGAAGGCGTACATAGCCTCGCTTGCGTCGAAAAAGAAATAG
- the tnpA gene encoding IS200/IS605 family transposase, producing MNDSKSLAHTRWNCKYHIVFAPKYRRKEFYGEKRAEIGKILRELCEWKGVNIVEAEVCEDHIHMLVEIPPKMSVSSFMGFLKGKSSLIIHERHANLKYKHGNRSFWCRGYYVDTAGKNAKKIAEYIKNQLEEDKLQDQLTFREYEDPFKGNK from the coding sequence ATGAATGACAGTAAAAGTTTAGCACATACAAGATGGAATTGCAAATATCATATCGTGTTTGCGCCAAAGTACAGGAGGAAAGAATTCTATGGGGAAAAGAGGGCAGAAATTGGGAAGATATTAAGAGAGTTATGTGAGTGGAAAGGCGTAAATATCGTAGAAGCAGAAGTATGTGAGGATCATATCCATATGCTTGTAGAAATACCGCCAAAGATGAGCGTATCAAGTTTTATGGGATTTCTGAAAGGAAAAAGCAGCTTGATCATTCATGAACGACACGCAAATTTGAAATACAAGCATGGGAATAGATCTTTTTGGTGCCGCGGGTACTATGTAGACACAGCGGGGAAAAACGCCAAAAAGATCGCAGAATACATAAAAAACCAATTGGAAGAAGATAAACTACAGGATCAATTAACGTTTAGAGAATACGAGGACCCTTTTAAGGGGAATAAGTAA
- a CDS encoding RrF2 family transcriptional regulator, with product MHITLEADYAVRIVNCLSQNRMRMDAKTIAANTGVTLRFSLKILRKLVAEGVVRSYKGTQGGYELARPASEISLGEVVEIVEGPITISRCVGSEDFQCTRVQDGECRFNKTYSEVAQMVREKLYNVHFGE from the coding sequence ATGCATATAACTTTGGAAGCCGATTATGCGGTTCGCATCGTCAATTGCCTTTCACAGAACAGGATGCGCATGGATGCCAAAACCATTGCGGCCAACACCGGTGTCACCCTGCGTTTTTCGCTCAAGATCCTGCGCAAACTCGTTGCGGAAGGAGTGGTACGTTCCTACAAAGGTACCCAGGGAGGATATGAGCTTGCGCGGCCAGCCAGCGAAATCTCGCTGGGGGAAGTGGTGGAGATTGTGGAAGGCCCCATCACCATCAGCCGCTGTGTTGGTTCGGAGGATTTCCAGTGTACACGCGTGCAGGACGGGGAATGCCGTTTCAACAAAACCTATAGCGAAGTTGCGCAGATGGTGCGCGAAAAACTTTATAACGTACATTTCGGGGAGTGA